Proteins from a single region of Candidatus Rubrimentiphilum sp.:
- a CDS encoding dihydroorotate dehydrogenase, which produces MSRGSVDLSVTIGSLQLPYPTLMASGCYGSGEEFEPFVDLAQIGAVVLKSVTRAPRLGNPMPRLVATPAGMLNAIGLQNPGIDWYLEHEVAKFAKRPSAVIGSVAAFSVDDYAYVTERLAARDEIAAIELNISCPNVASEGETFACDPDLTAKVVRAVRGVTGKTLIVKLSPNVTDLAAIAASAEAAGADALAVINTLRGMSIDVNAWKPRLGNVTGGLSGPAIRPVAVLAVYEAARAVAIPIIGQGGIETISDALEFFLAGASAIAIGTANFTDPRIPVRIVDELRDYLTARGHSSLSEIVGKANVGFATPFQYEGGEG; this is translated from the coding sequence ATGAGCCGCGGCTCCGTCGATCTATCGGTAACGATTGGCTCATTGCAGCTGCCGTATCCGACGCTCATGGCGAGCGGGTGCTATGGATCGGGCGAGGAGTTCGAACCGTTTGTGGACCTCGCGCAGATCGGCGCGGTCGTTTTGAAGAGCGTTACGCGGGCGCCGCGGCTGGGCAACCCGATGCCGCGGCTGGTGGCGACTCCGGCCGGCATGCTCAATGCGATCGGACTACAGAATCCGGGCATCGACTGGTATCTCGAGCACGAGGTGGCCAAGTTCGCGAAGCGGCCGTCCGCGGTGATCGGCAGCGTGGCGGCGTTTTCGGTGGACGATTACGCCTACGTCACCGAACGGCTGGCGGCGCGCGACGAAATCGCGGCGATCGAACTCAACATTTCGTGTCCCAACGTCGCTTCGGAGGGCGAAACATTCGCCTGCGATCCGGATCTGACGGCCAAGGTCGTACGCGCGGTGCGAGGCGTTACCGGGAAGACGCTGATCGTCAAACTCTCGCCAAACGTCACCGACCTGGCGGCCATCGCCGCCTCGGCGGAGGCCGCGGGCGCCGACGCGTTGGCGGTCATCAACACCTTGCGTGGAATGTCCATCGACGTGAACGCTTGGAAGCCGCGTCTCGGAAACGTTACCGGGGGGCTCTCGGGGCCGGCTATCCGGCCCGTCGCCGTGCTGGCAGTCTACGAGGCCGCGCGCGCGGTTGCGATTCCGATTATCGGGCAGGGCGGAATCGAAACCATCAGCGACGCGCTCGAATTCTTTCTCGCGGGCGCGAGCGCGATCGCAATCGGTACGGCGAACTTCACCGATCCGCGCATTCCGGTCCGGATCGTGGACGAGCTGCGAGACTATCTGACTGCTCGCGGGCACAGTTCGTTGAGCGAGATCGTCGGTAAGGCGAACGTCGGGTTTGCGACGCCGTTTCAATATGAAGGCGGCGAAGGATAA
- the pyrF gene encoding orotidine-5'-phosphate decarboxylase: protein MAQLVVALDVPTAGHAERLIDELYELDVLFKVGLEALYGYGDRIFAHMAARDVRHFIDAKLHDIPRTAGAAARQLVRPGTHIINVHAIGGNDMMRAVVDAAGERADELGITEPHVFAVTMLTSIGAEDLNELGFHGGIGENTMRLSALARDAGCSGVVCSAHEVRDLKRYFGEDFLTLTPGIRPGGAVHGDQKRVTTPAEAVAAGADYLVVGRPITEASEPLEAAKAILEEMR from the coding sequence ATGGCGCAACTCGTGGTGGCCTTGGACGTCCCGACCGCCGGCCACGCCGAGCGCCTTATAGACGAACTGTACGAACTCGACGTGCTTTTCAAAGTCGGACTCGAGGCGCTCTACGGATACGGCGACCGCATCTTCGCGCACATGGCGGCGCGCGACGTCCGGCACTTCATCGATGCAAAACTGCACGACATACCGCGCACGGCCGGTGCCGCCGCGCGGCAGCTGGTGCGCCCGGGCACGCACATCATCAACGTGCACGCGATCGGTGGAAACGACATGATGCGCGCGGTCGTCGACGCAGCGGGTGAACGCGCGGACGAACTCGGCATAACTGAGCCGCACGTTTTTGCCGTCACCATGCTCACGAGCATCGGCGCGGAAGATCTCAACGAATTGGGGTTTCATGGCGGAATAGGCGAGAACACCATGCGCCTCTCCGCACTCGCACGTGACGCGGGATGCAGCGGCGTGGTCTGCAGCGCGCACGAAGTGCGCGACCTCAAACGCTATTTCGGCGAGGATTTTCTGACGCTCACTCCCGGAATTCGTCCCGGCGGCGCCGTGCACGGCGATCAGAAGCGCGTGACCACGCCGGCCGAAGCGGTCGCCGCTGGCGCCGATTATCTGGTGGTTGGCCGGCCGATTACCGAAGCGTCCGAGCCGCTCGAGGCCGCCAAAGCCATCCTCGAAGAGATGCGTTGA
- the pyrE gene encoding orotate phosphoribosyltransferase, with product MTLDLERELRERGALLDGHFRLSSGRHSNRFIQKFRILEDPRLVEPLARRIADAFAATRPTVVLSAAVGGIILGYEVARALGVKAIFAEKEAGTAVLRRGFALTPSDRVLVVEDVITTGGSVQEILAIARASGAEIVGVGAIVRRGDADFSVPAVALLEMPIVSYDQAACPQCRAGEPIADPGSRRS from the coding sequence TTGACGCTGGACCTGGAGCGCGAGCTTCGCGAACGCGGCGCGCTGCTCGACGGTCATTTCCGTCTGAGTTCGGGGCGTCACAGCAATCGCTTCATTCAGAAGTTTCGCATTCTGGAAGATCCCCGGCTGGTCGAACCGTTGGCGCGACGCATTGCCGATGCGTTTGCCGCAACGCGTCCGACCGTCGTGCTGAGCGCCGCGGTCGGCGGAATCATCTTGGGTTACGAAGTTGCGCGCGCACTTGGCGTGAAGGCGATATTCGCGGAAAAGGAGGCCGGCACGGCCGTCTTGCGCCGCGGATTTGCGCTGACGCCGTCGGATCGCGTGCTTGTGGTTGAGGACGTGATCACGACCGGCGGTTCGGTTCAGGAGATCCTAGCGATCGCCCGCGCGAGCGGCGCGGAGATAGTCGGCGTCGGCGCGATTGTGCGGCGAGGCGATGCCGATTTCAGCGTGCCGGCGGTCGCGCTGCTCGAGATGCCGATCGTCTCCTACGACCAGGCCGCGTGTCCGCAGTGCCGGGCCGGCGAGCCTATCGCCGATCCCGGATCGCGCCGCAGCTAG
- a CDS encoding AI-2E family transporter — MIQSTASPTNWRRIAIVAGVLILFALALWFAARIPKTITIFVIAAFLASAVHPISKKLEQRRVPRPLAITIVFTVLLVVVVVGIVVVMPMLFAQSQVLLNSTPGYIQQAEKWTIDLQAMVKQRFPSVNIPTQVFNVQQFSVDKVTAIFTTGLASVGAMALNVATAAFIAISALILSVFMLLNQNQLAQGFAALFPTRRRQTALTLASQAAHVFGSYISGEVIVCTITGVVIAAITAIFGFKFALLFGLICAISYAVPIVGMIAAHLAGLVLAAPQGVGMIVWVEVVTFIVARISDNVLVPKIMGESIGVSPIGVMFAVFAGGELFGLPGLILGIPAAALLKLIWGYFIGPWLHAQIEFADLATPLPAASPPPPPT, encoded by the coding sequence GTGATTCAGAGTACCGCGAGTCCTACGAACTGGCGTCGCATCGCCATTGTTGCCGGCGTTCTCATCCTTTTTGCGCTGGCGCTGTGGTTTGCCGCACGGATTCCCAAGACGATCACGATCTTCGTCATTGCGGCGTTCCTCGCGTCCGCAGTTCACCCAATCTCCAAGAAACTCGAGCAGCGGCGGGTTCCGCGCCCGCTCGCCATTACGATCGTCTTTACGGTGCTGCTGGTGGTCGTAGTCGTCGGCATCGTCGTCGTCATGCCGATGTTGTTCGCGCAATCGCAGGTGCTGCTCAACAGCACGCCGGGTTACATTCAACAGGCTGAAAAGTGGACCATCGATCTGCAAGCGATGGTCAAACAGCGCTTTCCGAGTGTAAATATTCCGACCCAGGTGTTCAACGTGCAGCAATTTAGCGTCGACAAGGTGACGGCTATATTTACCACGGGGCTAGCTTCGGTCGGAGCGATGGCCCTCAACGTTGCCACGGCCGCGTTCATCGCTATCTCCGCTTTAATCTTATCGGTCTTCATGCTGCTCAACCAGAACCAGTTGGCGCAAGGATTTGCAGCGCTCTTTCCGACCCGGCGGCGCCAGACCGCGCTGACTCTAGCGAGCCAGGCGGCGCACGTTTTTGGCAGCTACATCTCCGGCGAAGTGATCGTCTGCACCATCACCGGCGTCGTCATCGCTGCGATAACGGCGATCTTCGGTTTCAAGTTCGCGCTGCTCTTCGGGTTGATCTGCGCCATCTCGTACGCGGTGCCGATCGTCGGCATGATCGCCGCGCATCTCGCGGGTCTTGTTCTGGCCGCACCGCAGGGCGTCGGCATGATCGTCTGGGTTGAAGTCGTGACGTTCATCGTCGCGCGCATCAGCGACAATGTTCTCGTGCCGAAGATCATGGGCGAGAGCATCGGCGTCTCGCCTATCGGCGTCATGTTTGCGGTCTTTGCCGGCGGCGAGCTCTTTGGGCTGCCGGGTTTGATACTTGGAATTCCGGCTGCCGCGCTCCTCAAGCTTATCTGGGGATACTTCATCGGTCCGTGGCTGCACGCGCAGATCGAGTTCGCCGATCTGGCCACGCCGTTGCCCGCAGCTTCCCCGCCGCCGCCTCCGACTTGA
- a CDS encoding DUF6504 family protein, translating into MTKQFVSEPLRALSESFDAGAMVQGEPGLPSAFEWRAETLEIKAVLKVWRSTKEDRGDNYLARHWYEIETTDGRHCTIYFDRQAKAGKHRWWLYTVSPDALSS; encoded by the coding sequence TTGACGAAGCAATTCGTTTCTGAGCCGCTGCGCGCACTAAGCGAATCGTTTGATGCGGGAGCGATGGTTCAGGGCGAGCCCGGCCTGCCTTCGGCCTTTGAGTGGCGCGCCGAGACGCTGGAAATAAAAGCCGTTCTCAAGGTGTGGCGTTCGACCAAAGAAGATCGCGGCGATAATTATCTGGCCCGGCACTGGTATGAAATAGAAACAACCGACGGCCGGCACTGCACGATCTATTTCGATCGCCAAGCCAAAGCAGGCAAACACCGCTGGTGGCTCTACACTGTGTCTCCTGACGCTTTGTCATCCTGA
- the argS gene encoding arginine--tRNA ligase — MSRTITDGGPVLPDAALSIFSSALSEVITARYTDAPGTDISFEAPRRPEFGDFSTNAAFSLARVARSAPQQVATALIADLQTRAPKLGELFAEISATAGFINVRFQPEIWQAAVAQIVREGSDFGQSTPQNVRISLEFGSANPTGPLVVVQGRTCSIGATLANTMKFCGYDVFTEWIINDAGGQLETLGRSLYARYRQIFDPAFPFPDEGYPGEYLVPVARAIADADGKRWINEPEGAWLPYFSQSGRDTLVAEQQETIARFGVHFDRWQSEKELHDTGRVQAGLQRLIDDKVTYEQDGAIYFRATQFGDDKDRVLVRSDGRPTYFCTDVAYHYDKLQRSDRVIDILGPDHHGYIGRLKGLAEALGYSRDRLDALIAQQITLMRGDEQVSMSKRAGQIVTLDDILDEVGLDAARFFFVLPAPESPLTFDLKLAKEASNENPVYYVQYGHARIASVFRNADAADVTAARAGGSLATLTHSAELALARRIAELPRLARNVAEQLAPHRLTRYARDVASDFHQFYTECKILTEDRDERIARLSLCIATQTVLARVLSLIGVSAPDSM, encoded by the coding sequence GTGAGCCGTACCATCACTGACGGGGGTCCGGTCCTTCCGGACGCCGCGCTTTCGATTTTCTCCAGCGCCTTGAGCGAGGTCATTACCGCGCGTTATACCGACGCGCCCGGAACCGACATTAGCTTCGAAGCGCCGCGCCGTCCCGAGTTCGGAGATTTTTCGACGAATGCCGCGTTTTCGTTGGCGCGCGTCGCCCGCAGCGCGCCGCAGCAAGTCGCAACTGCGCTCATCGCCGACTTGCAGACGCGAGCGCCCAAGCTCGGCGAACTCTTCGCCGAAATATCGGCTACAGCCGGATTCATCAACGTTCGGTTCCAGCCGGAGATCTGGCAGGCGGCGGTCGCGCAAATCGTGCGCGAAGGGTCGGACTTCGGCCAAAGCACGCCACAGAACGTTCGCATCTCGCTCGAGTTCGGAAGCGCCAATCCGACCGGCCCGCTCGTCGTCGTGCAGGGACGTACGTGCAGCATCGGCGCGACGCTCGCCAACACGATGAAGTTTTGCGGCTACGACGTCTTCACCGAATGGATCATCAACGATGCCGGCGGGCAGCTTGAGACGCTCGGCCGATCGCTATACGCGCGCTACCGCCAGATCTTCGATCCGGCGTTTCCGTTTCCGGACGAGGGTTATCCCGGCGAGTACCTTGTGCCGGTCGCACGCGCCATCGCGGACGCCGACGGAAAACGCTGGATTAACGAGCCCGAAGGCGCGTGGCTTCCCTACTTCTCGCAAAGCGGGCGCGACACGCTCGTCGCGGAGCAGCAGGAAACGATCGCGCGTTTCGGCGTGCACTTCGATCGCTGGCAGAGTGAGAAAGAACTGCACGACACGGGCCGCGTGCAAGCCGGCTTGCAGCGCCTCATCGACGACAAGGTCACCTACGAACAGGACGGCGCCATTTATTTTCGCGCGACGCAATTCGGCGACGACAAGGATCGCGTGCTCGTCCGCAGCGACGGCCGGCCGACCTATTTCTGCACGGACGTGGCTTACCATTACGACAAGTTGCAGCGCTCCGATCGCGTCATCGACATCTTGGGGCCGGATCACCACGGATACATCGGTAGGCTCAAAGGTTTAGCCGAGGCGCTTGGGTACAGCCGCGACCGCCTCGACGCGCTCATCGCGCAGCAGATCACGCTGATGCGCGGCGACGAGCAGGTGAGCATGAGCAAGCGCGCGGGCCAAATCGTTACGCTCGACGACATTCTGGACGAAGTCGGACTGGATGCCGCGCGTTTCTTCTTCGTGTTGCCCGCGCCGGAGTCGCCGCTGACCTTCGACCTGAAGCTCGCAAAGGAAGCCAGCAACGAGAATCCGGTGTACTACGTGCAATATGGTCACGCGCGCATCGCGTCGGTCTTCAGAAACGCGGATGCCGCGGACGTGACGGCCGCGCGAGCGGGCGGTTCGCTCGCGACGCTCACGCATTCGGCCGAACTGGCGCTCGCGCGCCGCATCGCGGAGCTGCCGCGTCTCGCGCGCAACGTCGCCGAGCAGCTCGCGCCCCACCGGCTAACGCGGTATGCGCGGGACGTTGCTTCAGACTTTCACCAGTTTTATACGGAGTGCAAGATCCTCACCGAGGATCGCGACGAACGCATTGCGCGTCTGAGCCTATGCATCGCAACGCAAACGGTGCTGGCGCGGGTGCTGAGTTTGATCGGGGTGAGTGCGCCGGACAGTATGTGA
- a CDS encoding 23S rRNA (pseudouridine(1915)-N(3))-methyltransferase RlmH, producing MHLRVVAVGKLRDPAVAAICREFQKRLAAYHRLEIVEVRSSSGSDPEKAIGEEGERILRALGKGSLWLLDRTGTELTSEALSKRIVGLERDSNHLTLVVAGTFGASKAVRDRAGFVWSLSKLTFLHEWARMLVLEQLYRAAKIARSEPYHH from the coding sequence ATGCATCTGCGCGTCGTCGCGGTCGGCAAGCTTCGCGACCCAGCGGTCGCGGCGATCTGCCGGGAATTTCAAAAGCGCCTCGCGGCCTATCACCGGCTGGAGATCGTGGAAGTGCGGTCTTCGAGCGGTTCCGATCCGGAAAAGGCGATCGGCGAGGAAGGCGAGCGCATTCTGCGCGCGCTCGGCAAAGGCTCGCTCTGGCTGCTCGATCGGACAGGGACCGAATTAACCAGCGAAGCGCTCAGCAAGAGAATCGTCGGACTCGAGCGCGACTCAAACCATCTGACGCTGGTCGTCGCCGGAACCTTCGGAGCATCTAAAGCCGTGCGCGATCGCGCCGGTTTCGTCTGGTCGCTTTCCAAGCTGACGTTTTTGCACGAGTGGGCGCGCATGCTCGTGCTGGAACAGCTCTACCGGGCGGCGAAGATCGCGCGTAGTGAGCCGTACCATCACTGA
- a CDS encoding alpha-ketoglutarate-dependent dioxygenase AlkB — protein sequence MQQLALFGAGERVFADDESGTFAYYPALLDAAESRRLFEHLSQSLTWSQDSMWMYDHTVAVPRLHAHFAEGESLPEHVEEARARVERRLNDRFNSVHLQYYRDANDSVSWHSDHTEDLIDQGMVAIVSLGAVREMRVRSKSRPRRTFTCLLEPGSLFVMAGRAQEFWEHHIPKLRQPVTPRISITFRQKR from the coding sequence ATGCAGCAGCTGGCCTTGTTCGGAGCGGGCGAGCGCGTTTTCGCCGATGACGAGAGCGGGACGTTTGCGTATTACCCGGCGCTTCTCGACGCGGCCGAGAGCCGGCGTCTCTTCGAGCACCTGTCGCAAAGCTTGACGTGGAGTCAGGACTCGATGTGGATGTACGACCACACCGTCGCCGTTCCGCGTCTGCACGCGCATTTTGCCGAAGGCGAATCTCTGCCGGAGCACGTGGAAGAGGCCCGCGCGCGTGTCGAGCGCCGCCTGAACGACCGCTTCAATTCGGTGCACTTGCAATACTATCGCGACGCCAATGACAGCGTCTCGTGGCATAGCGACCACACCGAAGATTTAATCGACCAGGGCATGGTCGCGATCGTGAGTCTGGGCGCAGTGCGCGAGATGCGCGTGCGTAGCAAGTCGCGGCCGCGGCGCACGTTTACGTGCCTGCTCGAGCCGGGCAGTCTTTTCGTCATGGCCGGGCGCGCGCAAGAGTTTTGGGAGCACCACATTCCAAAGCTGCGGCAGCCGGTCACGCCGCGCATCAGTATCACTTTCCGGCAGAAGCGATAG
- a CDS encoding DNA-processing protein DprA — protein sequence MENPLWRPRPDFEALRPERSLAAIFEGLWVTGELDGLRRPTIAIVGTRAASAYGRATAKHFASELGGAGCCIISGLALGIDAAAHEGALDAKAITIGVLGGGHHHFFPKRNQQLAERMLAAGGGVLSPFPPDHPAFPSQFLQRNGVVAALADAVVVIEAPARSGALNTAGWAAGRIPVFAVPGDVDRRHVAGCHALIRDGVTLARNAQDVLDDLHLVKLPLAPLPQCAEPDNPLQAKILRILKAGETTLDELCLQSGENAAPLLSALSILELEGRIESRAGLRYAIASAGK from the coding sequence ATGGAGAATCCACTCTGGCGGCCCCGTCCGGATTTCGAAGCGTTGCGCCCGGAGCGATCGCTGGCAGCCATCTTCGAAGGGCTCTGGGTTACCGGCGAACTCGACGGATTGCGCCGGCCGACGATTGCAATTGTCGGCACGCGCGCCGCATCGGCCTACGGACGCGCGACCGCCAAGCATTTTGCGAGCGAACTCGGCGGCGCAGGGTGCTGCATCATCTCCGGACTCGCTCTGGGCATTGACGCAGCCGCGCATGAAGGCGCGCTCGATGCAAAGGCGATCACGATCGGCGTGCTCGGCGGTGGCCATCATCACTTCTTTCCGAAGCGCAATCAGCAACTTGCGGAACGCATGCTGGCAGCAGGCGGCGGCGTGCTCTCGCCGTTTCCGCCGGACCATCCCGCGTTTCCGAGTCAGTTCTTGCAACGCAACGGAGTGGTGGCCGCACTTGCCGATGCCGTCGTGGTTATTGAAGCGCCCGCGCGCAGCGGCGCGCTCAATACAGCGGGTTGGGCGGCGGGCCGAATTCCGGTCTTCGCCGTGCCGGGCGACGTCGATCGGCGGCACGTCGCCGGCTGCCACGCACTGATTCGCGACGGCGTCACGCTCGCACGCAATGCGCAAGACGTGCTCGACGATCTGCATTTGGTGAAACTGCCACTCGCGCCGCTCCCGCAATGCGCAGAACCCGATAACCCGCTGCAAGCCAAGATCCTGCGCATTTTAAAAGCCGGCGAAACGACACTCGATGAATTGTGCTTGCAGTCGGGTGAAAATGCGGCACCGCTGTTGTCGGCGCTTTCAATTTTGGAGCTGGAGGGCCGGATCGAATCACGCGCCGGCTTGCGCTACGCTATCGCTTCTGCCGGAAAGTGA
- a CDS encoding DUF5679 domain-containing protein, which produces MKCKTKREMKDAVQITMKNGRPATEGKCPVCGTKMFKIGASS; this is translated from the coding sequence GTGAAATGCAAGACCAAACGTGAAATGAAAGACGCCGTTCAGATCACCATGAAGAACGGCCGCCCGGCGACTGAGGGCAAGTGCCCGGTCTGCGGGACGAAGATGTTCAAGATCGGGGCATCGAGCTAA
- the nrdR gene encoding transcriptional regulator NrdR, translating into MPLICPTCRKNETRVVDSRDDESVVRRRRECLDPRCKHRFTTYERMEAPRLFVVKKDSRREQFSREKILAGLRRACEKRPVSEAQMEAVAAALERDLFARGESEVPATLIGEKLMDALRTLDKVAYIRFASVYRQFRDVESFQEELASLLAK; encoded by the coding sequence TTGCCGCTGATCTGTCCTACTTGCCGGAAAAACGAAACGCGCGTCGTCGACTCCCGCGACGACGAGAGCGTGGTTCGGCGCCGGCGTGAATGTCTGGACCCGCGCTGCAAACACCGCTTTACCACCTACGAGCGGATGGAAGCGCCGCGCCTTTTCGTGGTCAAGAAAGACTCGCGCCGCGAGCAGTTCAGCCGCGAAAAGATTTTGGCCGGCCTGCGGCGCGCGTGTGAAAAGCGCCCCGTCTCCGAGGCGCAGATGGAAGCCGTGGCTGCGGCCCTCGAGCGCGATCTCTTCGCGCGCGGCGAGAGCGAAGTTCCCGCGACGCTGATCGGCGAGAAGCTCATGGACGCGTTGCGCACGCTCGACAAGGTGGCGTACATCCGCTTCGCCAGCGTCTATCGCCAGTTTCGCGACGTCGAAAGCTTTCAGGAAGAGTTGGCATCGCTGCTTGCTAAATGA
- the dut gene encoding dUTP diphosphatase codes for MASVTVALKRLPEGEGLPLPQYMSDRAAGADLCAAVHEELTLLPGARALIPTGFAIALPDGYEGQVRPRSGLAMRHGVTCLNSPGTIDSDYRGPVCVVLANLGTEPFVVRRGDRIAQLVVAPVAQARFDLIEELPETARAAAGFGSTG; via the coding sequence ATGGCTTCGGTCACGGTCGCTCTCAAGAGATTACCTGAAGGCGAAGGACTCCCACTTCCACAGTACATGAGCGACCGAGCCGCGGGCGCGGATCTCTGCGCCGCGGTGCACGAGGAGCTGACGTTGCTTCCAGGTGCTCGCGCTCTTATTCCAACCGGCTTTGCAATCGCGCTTCCCGACGGATATGAAGGTCAGGTCCGTCCGCGCAGCGGCCTGGCCATGCGTCACGGTGTGACCTGTTTGAATTCGCCCGGCACGATCGATTCCGATTACCGCGGTCCGGTCTGCGTGGTGCTCGCGAATCTTGGGACTGAACCATTTGTCGTGCGCCGTGGCGATCGAATCGCGCAGCTGGTCGTTGCGCCGGTCGCGCAAGCGCGCTTCGATCTTATCGAAGAGTTGCCGGAGACCGCACGCGCCGCCGCCGGCTTCGGCAGCACCGGATGA